In Oscillatoria acuminata PCC 6304, a single window of DNA contains:
- a CDS encoding MBL fold metallo-hydrolase — protein MANQQLRRPENVSGDFYVDTTCIDCDTCRWMASDIFHRENEQSAVYQQPQTEAERLEALQALLACPTASIGTVDKPKDIKQAQESFPLLIDHNIYHCGYHAESSFGAASYLIHRPEGNILVDSPRFSPPLVKKLESMGGVRYLYLTHQDDVADHQKYAEHFGCDRILHHDEINPRTRDVEIQLTGYEPIELESDMVIIPVPGHTKGHTVLLYQNQFLFTGDCLAWSDRLNQLIAFRDACWYSWPELIKSMHKLTNYSFEWVLPGHGRRYHAENSQQMQEELQHCLTWMETQ, from the coding sequence AAATGTTAGCGGGGATTTTTATGTAGATACCACCTGCATTGATTGTGATACTTGCCGCTGGATGGCTTCCGATATCTTTCACCGTGAGAATGAGCAATCAGCAGTTTATCAGCAACCCCAAACTGAAGCCGAACGCTTGGAGGCTTTACAGGCGCTTTTAGCCTGTCCTACCGCTTCGATTGGGACGGTAGATAAACCCAAAGATATCAAACAAGCCCAAGAGAGTTTTCCTTTGTTGATTGACCACAATATTTATCATTGTGGTTATCATGCGGAAAGTTCTTTTGGAGCCGCAAGTTATTTAATTCATAGACCCGAGGGAAATATTTTAGTAGATTCCCCTCGCTTTTCTCCGCCTTTAGTTAAAAAATTAGAATCAATGGGAGGGGTTCGTTATTTGTATTTAACCCATCAGGATGATGTGGCGGATCATCAGAAATATGCTGAACATTTCGGCTGCGATCGCATCCTACATCATGATGAAATCAATCCCCGGACTCGGGATGTGGAAATTCAGCTCACCGGCTATGAGCCAATTGAACTGGAATCCGACATGGTAATTATTCCCGTTCCCGGACATACCAAAGGTCATACGGTGTTGCTCTATCAAAACCAATTTCTATTTACGGGAGATTGTTTAGCTTGGTCCGATCGACTGAATCAATTGATTGCCTTTCGCGATGCCTGTTGGTATTCTTGGCCGGAATTAATTAAATCCATGCACAAGTTAACAAACTATTCCTTTGAGTGGGTCCTGCCCGGGCATGGTCGCCGTTATCATGCAGAAAATTCCCAGCAAATGCAGGAGGAACTCCAACACTGCCTAACTTGGATGGAAACCCAATGA